The proteins below come from a single Tachypleus tridentatus isolate NWPU-2018 chromosome 13, ASM421037v1, whole genome shotgun sequence genomic window:
- the Tctp gene encoding translationally controlled tumor protein has product MKVFKDIMTGDEMFTDCFKYTLVDDCLYEVECKLVTRKFGDISLEGSNPSAEEWCDENTEEGVEIGLDVVLNQRLLKVPFSKKEFISYVKTYAKDLQSKWKELGWTEDQIAEAKTKLTEAVKKVIPKLNDCEFFYGESMNSDGMVALCEYRDDKPVMMFFKHGLKEEKV; this is encoded by the exons ATGAAGGTCTTTAAGGATATTATGACag GTGATGAGATGTTCACCGACTGCTTTAAGTATACATTGGTGGATGATTGCTTGTATGAAGTGGAATGTAAG CTTGTGACCAGAAAATTTGGAGATATTTCACTGGAAGGCTCCAATCCATCTGCAGAGGAATGGTGTGATGAAAATACAGAGGAAGGTGTTGAAATTGGCTTAGATGTTGTCCTAAATCAGAGGCTTTTAAAAGTTCCATTTTCAAAGAAGGAATTCATTAGCTATGTTAAAACTTATGCAAAGGA TCTTCAAAGTAAATGGAAGGAACTAGGGTGGACAGAAGATCAGATTGCTGAAGCCAAGACAAAACTAACTGAGGCAGTAAAGAAGGTCATTCCCAAGTTAAATGATTGTGAATTTTTTTATG gtgAGAGTATGAATAGTGATGGAATGGTTGCTCTCTGTGAATATCGTGATGACAAGCCAGTAATGATGTTTTTTAAGCATGGGTTGAAAGAGGAAAAAGTg TAA